A part of Paenibacillus sp. IHBB 10380 genomic DNA contains:
- a CDS encoding PEP/pyruvate-binding domain-containing protein: protein MLNFSTKAETLKQVEGKVVKSKVLSQYCFTVRMLETQPDFIIDSINSQFANHLLIVRSSALTEDSINSSQAGKFMSVFNVSTENVIEAATEVAETFVDGCLENQIFVQPMLTNIIMSGVIFTIDPNTGGNYYVINYDNTGSTDLITSGKGVDTNISYIFHHKKSGEKRLDRLVEAAEEMVELFNHKSIDIEFAFNQDEELFLLQARPLVLKIPIADYEEQRKALERVESFIQRDMKIKPYVSGKRTIYGVMPDWNPAEIIGIRPKMLAQTLYRRLVTNGVWAYQRNNYGYKNLRSFPLMVDLCGLPYIDTRTSFNSFIPKDTDELLSGKLVDYYLDRLAATPDKHDKIEFDIVLSCYTFDLPDKIQALGAHGFTKLEQKALQHSLHKMTNNIINMKNGLWIEDSQKINTLKARHKIVMDSDLDLISKIYWLLEDCARYGTLPFAGLARAGFIAVSLLNSLVSIGVLSDQDCRNYIASLETVSSNLGSDWNNLSFSEFIKEYGHLRPGTYDITSERYDMIPDFYFGSHRQSARVKEKQSFTLEIDQYSAIQKEMNKHGIEGDVLSFFGFIKASIEGREYAKFIFSRSLSDCLELIAKLGSEYGFSREEIAHMDCNIIDQLYSSADDIHAVIAKSIAIGKEKYAEKLSLTMPPVILSYEDIYSFSLPSGTPNFVTLNEVSGDVCSDDFRREAISNKILLIPAADPGYDWIFSCNILGFITAYGGVNSHMAIRSGELGIPAVIGVGEKMFLKYQQSKTLHINCANKKIEILQ, encoded by the coding sequence ATGCTGAATTTTTCCACAAAGGCCGAAACCTTAAAACAGGTAGAGGGGAAAGTTGTTAAAAGTAAGGTTTTGTCACAATATTGTTTTACAGTTCGGATGTTGGAAACACAGCCAGACTTTATTATCGACTCTATTAATTCGCAGTTTGCTAATCATTTACTGATCGTCCGTTCCTCTGCACTCACTGAAGATTCTATCAACAGTTCTCAAGCAGGAAAGTTTATGTCCGTTTTCAATGTCTCAACAGAAAATGTCATTGAAGCAGCCACAGAAGTTGCAGAAACATTTGTCGATGGTTGTTTGGAGAATCAGATATTTGTTCAGCCTATGCTGACTAATATCATTATGTCTGGTGTAATTTTCACGATAGATCCTAATACAGGTGGTAATTACTATGTAATTAACTATGATAATACCGGTTCCACTGATTTAATCACATCAGGCAAGGGAGTAGATACTAACATAAGTTATATCTTCCACCATAAGAAAAGCGGAGAAAAACGATTGGATAGGCTCGTTGAAGCTGCAGAAGAAATGGTAGAATTATTTAATCATAAAAGTATTGATATCGAATTCGCATTCAATCAAGACGAGGAATTATTTCTCCTACAAGCTCGCCCACTTGTGCTTAAAATACCAATTGCTGATTATGAAGAACAGCGTAAGGCATTAGAAAGGGTCGAATCGTTTATACAACGTGATATGAAAATAAAACCATATGTGAGCGGAAAACGGACAATTTATGGAGTAATGCCCGACTGGAATCCTGCTGAAATTATTGGAATACGGCCTAAAATGTTGGCTCAGACTTTATACCGTAGATTGGTTACAAATGGAGTATGGGCATACCAGCGAAATAATTATGGCTACAAAAATTTAAGAAGTTTTCCATTAATGGTAGATCTATGCGGCCTCCCGTATATCGACACCAGAACGAGCTTTAACTCGTTTATCCCAAAAGACACCGATGAACTGTTAAGTGGAAAACTGGTGGATTATTATCTTGATAGGCTAGCTGCAACTCCCGATAAGCATGACAAGATTGAATTTGATATCGTTTTATCTTGTTATACCTTTGACCTGCCTGATAAAATCCAAGCGTTAGGCGCTCATGGATTTACAAAGCTAGAGCAGAAAGCTCTCCAACATTCGCTGCACAAAATGACTAATAACATTATCAATATGAAAAACGGACTTTGGATCGAGGATAGCCAAAAGATTAATACACTTAAGGCGCGCCACAAGATAGTTATGGATAGCGATCTAGATTTGATATCCAAGATCTATTGGTTGTTAGAAGACTGTGCAAGATATGGAACATTACCTTTTGCAGGCCTCGCTCGGGCAGGGTTTATTGCGGTTTCGCTTCTTAATTCCCTTGTTTCTATAGGTGTACTTTCAGACCAGGATTGCAGAAACTATATCGCATCACTGGAGACTGTGAGTTCAAACTTAGGTAGTGATTGGAATAATTTATCATTTAGTGAATTTATTAAAGAGTATGGTCACTTGCGACCAGGGACATATGATATCACCTCTGAGCGATATGATATGATACCAGATTTTTATTTTGGTTCCCATAGGCAATCAGCTAGGGTGAAAGAAAAGCAATCATTCACACTTGAAATTGACCAATACTCAGCCATCCAAAAAGAAATGAATAAGCATGGTATAGAAGGCGATGTTCTTTCATTTTTCGGATTTATAAAAGCAAGCATAGAAGGACGTGAATACGCAAAATTCATTTTCAGCCGTAGCCTTTCTGATTGTTTGGAGTTAATAGCTAAATTAGGAAGTGAATATGGATTCTCACGGGAGGAAATAGCACACATGGACTGTAATATCATTGACCAATTATATTCTTCTGCTGATGATATTCATGCGGTAATTGCTAAATCTATTGCAATAGGTAAAGAAAAGTATGCGGAGAAGTTAAGTCTTACGATGCCCCCGGTCATTTTGTCATATGAAGATATTTACTCATTCTCCCTGCCTTCAGGTACACCTAACTTTGTTACTTTAAATGAAGTTTCAGGAGATGTTTGTTCTGATGATTTCAGAAGAGAGGCAATAAGTAACAAAATCTTACTGATTCCAGCTGCAGACCCGGGTTATGATTGGATTTTTTCATGTAACATATTAGGGTTTATTACTGCTTATGGTGGCGTGAATTCCCATATGGCTATTCGTTCGGGAGAACTAGGAATTCCTGCGGTTATTGGAGTAGGTGAAAAAATGTTTTTAAAATATCAGCAATCCAAAACTTTACATATCAATTGTGCGAACAAAAAGATTGAAATATTACAATGA
- a CDS encoding acyl carrier protein, whose translation MEKNEIVILVANQVKELLQSEEQQITLETSIQELGLNSIAFIKLLVFLEDEFNIEFEDDDLLIEQYSTFEDMVNKICEKQNV comes from the coding sequence ATGGAAAAGAATGAGATAGTTATTTTGGTTGCTAATCAGGTAAAAGAACTTCTTCAAAGTGAAGAACAGCAAATCACTTTGGAAACATCAATTCAAGAATTGGGATTGAATTCTATTGCGTTTATAAAATTGCTAGTGTTCTTGGAAGATGAATTCAACATTGAATTTGAAGACGATGATTTGCTGATAGAACAATATTCGACCTTTGAGGATATGGTTAACAAAATATGTGAAAAACAGAACGTTTGA
- a CDS encoding serine hydrolase domain-containing protein, producing MELSKSYNKFYWICENNFRYFRDKYPFVQISAGLIHQHVIWTSGDHELGTDKLLAEPFPVYSVSKLYTMLCFFAAEKENRVALEDPITKYLPQFELKYEDVNCASSITFEHLLSHTSGLQHEASVGNNFFMSNSVNEHIDSINESQLLFFPGKNYNYSNLNYDLIGYILSQIYGICFETLICDLVLDKLEMTDTYYQNINICQNPSWGMVSSIQDLLKSLRAFTDQEYSKNFFRAGILDRVQRIFNVKVGQYSGFGLGMKIIRVGNTFIGILTGMYSDNFIEIMWSQKYKLGFVLYFSRFDKRVLKELDDYDVFYNLISELENISFTGNELFNTSYYYPYICLDKIGSYLSCDNHILYIKETDSCLFLNCFGEDWIPLQCLEENKFVTVGIKDVLEVQFEMVNNDICAVYVNGYSYFNYFYRNDPPNTNDPKYQGTKYLRFLGRYCLDISRTSSREERQRISLYNRISKIEVTCEQGWLYLNKKYRLIHIRDHLFKKVNGEPVCFGENYVIVGNIRYDR from the coding sequence GTGGAACTGAGTAAATCGTACAATAAGTTTTATTGGATATGCGAAAATAATTTTCGATACTTTAGAGATAAATACCCATTTGTTCAAATCAGTGCTGGTTTGATACATCAACATGTTATTTGGACAAGCGGGGATCATGAGCTGGGGACCGACAAGCTTTTAGCTGAACCTTTCCCCGTATATTCTGTTTCCAAACTTTATACCATGCTTTGTTTTTTTGCTGCCGAAAAAGAAAATCGTGTAGCATTAGAAGATCCAATTACAAAATATTTACCTCAATTTGAATTAAAATACGAAGATGTCAACTGTGCCTCTTCTATCACTTTCGAACATTTATTGTCCCATACTTCGGGATTACAACATGAAGCATCGGTAGGAAACAATTTCTTTATGAGCAATTCTGTCAATGAGCATATCGACAGTATTAACGAAAGTCAGCTTTTATTCTTTCCTGGAAAGAACTACAACTACTCTAATCTAAATTATGATTTAATTGGCTATATTCTTAGCCAGATTTATGGTATCTGTTTCGAAACGCTAATCTGCGATTTAGTGTTGGACAAATTAGAAATGACTGATACCTATTATCAAAATATAAATATATGTCAAAATCCTTCGTGGGGAATGGTTAGTTCGATCCAGGATTTGCTTAAAAGCCTACGTGCTTTTACTGATCAGGAATATTCCAAGAACTTCTTTAGAGCAGGAATTTTGGATAGAGTACAAAGAATTTTTAATGTTAAAGTTGGACAGTATTCCGGATTTGGTTTAGGAATGAAAATAATTCGAGTAGGAAATACCTTCATTGGTATACTAACTGGTATGTACTCGGATAACTTTATCGAAATAATGTGGTCCCAGAAGTATAAACTGGGTTTTGTATTATATTTTAGTAGATTTGATAAAAGAGTACTGAAAGAATTAGATGATTATGATGTTTTCTACAATCTGATATCAGAACTCGAGAACATTAGTTTTACGGGGAATGAATTATTTAATACTTCATACTATTATCCGTATATTTGTTTAGATAAGATAGGAAGCTATCTCTCTTGTGACAATCATATACTCTACATCAAAGAAACTGATAGTTGTTTGTTTTTAAACTGCTTTGGTGAGGATTGGATACCACTCCAATGTCTAGAAGAGAATAAGTTTGTTACAGTCGGAATAAAGGATGTTTTAGAAGTCCAATTCGAAATGGTAAATAATGATATTTGTGCTGTATATGTGAATGGTTATTCGTATTTTAATTACTTTTACCGTAATGATCCCCCTAATACGAATGATCCGAAGTATCAGGGGACGAAATACCTGAGGTTTTTAGGTAGATATTGTCTTGATATCTCCCGAACAAGTAGTAGAGAGGAACGCCAGAGAATATCTCTGTATAACAGGATTAGTAAAATTGAAGTAACATGTGAGCAGGGCTGGCTGTATCTCAACAAGAAATATAGACTTATCCATATACGGGACCACTTATTTAAAAAAGTGAATGGTGAACCTGTTTGTTTTGGAGAAAACTACGTTATTGTCGGAAATATACGCTATGACAGATGA
- a CDS encoding phosphocholine cytidylyltransferase family protein — MKAIILAAGRGSRMGAVTDSQPKCTVKIFGKTLLDHCLETLEKSGIERSNIGIVTGYRKEMICAEGVHFFYNNLWDQTQMLFSLTMAHEWLCSEPCIVTYSDIIFHENVVDKLINSKSEIAISSYSGYLDLWKMRFQNPFEDLETFQYENGELIDIGRKPSTQEEVQGQYMGMLYFEPSGWRKVEQTIKHSLHKSIDKLEITTLLQHMILLDHVIKVVDTDEMWLECDSFSDLCLYEKHFSKGISNATHSNG, encoded by the coding sequence ATGAAGGCAATTATTTTGGCAGCAGGCCGAGGCAGCCGTATGGGTGCAGTGACAGATAGCCAACCTAAATGCACTGTAAAGATTTTTGGCAAGACTTTATTGGATCATTGTCTAGAAACATTAGAGAAATCGGGAATTGAACGGTCGAATATCGGTATAGTTACTGGATACAGAAAAGAAATGATCTGTGCTGAAGGCGTTCATTTTTTTTATAATAATCTATGGGACCAGACCCAGATGTTATTTTCATTGACAATGGCTCATGAATGGCTATGTAGCGAACCATGTATCGTCACCTATTCGGATATCATATTTCATGAGAATGTAGTGGACAAACTGATTAACAGCAAAAGTGAGATAGCAATCAGTTCTTATTCAGGATATTTGGATCTGTGGAAAATGCGGTTCCAGAACCCTTTTGAAGATCTGGAGACTTTTCAGTACGAAAATGGAGAACTGATAGACATCGGAAGAAAACCGTCTACACAAGAAGAAGTTCAGGGCCAGTATATGGGAATGCTTTATTTTGAACCATCAGGTTGGAGAAAAGTAGAACAGACGATAAAGCATTCCTTACATAAGTCTATAGATAAGCTGGAGATAACGACTTTACTACAGCATATGATTCTTTTAGACCACGTGATTAAGGTAGTCGATACGGATGAGATGTGGCTGGAGTGTGACTCTTTTTCGGACTTGTGTTTATATGAGAAGCATTTTAGCAAGGGAATTAGTAATGCAACTCATTCGAATGGGTAG
- a CDS encoding gamma-glutamyl-gamma-aminobutyrate hydrolase family protein (Members of this family of hydrolases with an active site Cys residue belong to MEROPS family C26.) yields MKKLICISQREDYILDYQERRDALDQRWALFLKEVGGIPLPLPNVPNVVQDILSAVKPDGILLTGGNTSLVNGGDPSERDIVDSLLISYAINNSIPIIGVCLGMQSLVIYFGGTLKPIDEHVSSRHMVNGIINREVNSYHKLAVDTMPSELIALAKTEGGVVECIGHQYLPILGIMWHPERENQFNPKDLLLFKNFWHGQIYKNTPY; encoded by the coding sequence ATGAAAAAACTAATTTGCATCAGTCAACGTGAAGATTACATACTTGATTATCAAGAAAGAAGGGATGCACTGGATCAAAGATGGGCGTTATTTTTGAAAGAAGTTGGTGGAATCCCTCTACCTCTTCCTAATGTACCCAATGTAGTTCAAGATATACTCTCAGCTGTAAAACCTGATGGGATACTTCTTACTGGAGGTAACACTTCATTAGTCAATGGTGGTGACCCTTCAGAACGAGATATAGTAGATTCATTGTTAATATCTTATGCCATTAACAATTCTATACCGATCATCGGTGTTTGTCTTGGAATGCAATCCTTGGTGATTTACTTTGGGGGGACATTAAAACCTATTGATGAACATGTTTCAAGTCGTCATATGGTTAATGGGATCATTAACAGAGAGGTAAATAGTTATCATAAGCTTGCTGTAGACACAATGCCGTCAGAATTAATTGCGCTCGCTAAGACGGAAGGCGGTGTTGTCGAGTGCATCGGTCATCAGTATCTTCCTATACTGGGGATCATGTGGCACCCTGAGAGGGAAAATCAATTTAATCCAAAAGATTTACTTCTTTTTAAAAATTTTTGGCATGGTCAAATATATAAAAATACTCCATATTGA
- a CDS encoding aminotransferase class III-fold pyridoxal phosphate-dependent enzyme: MDIKQNIYLDDWNCVFRKIPEEITKRSTDILAKGINYNDSYGYELLKQNIKDELQDIGEYELLCYISGSQAVDQAVLISQHQYKCTKLFKMKEVYHGLEIMHVDNADRSFKELELCYFSIDEKGELIADGLMEASNCIILTEPLYLFAQYGSQAFNIMKNIQRIADQNHHILIVDEVRSGVWKSGTFLLSEQFNHVTPHVICFSKGLGLSISISAACFNKQFYNNTLLKKMDVIKSNLSLSELAIQRANDLLGYSRKNEMFINNKTETINSWIKNGYSSIDANDVIKQFHTSGLILVLVFNENLSKMRVKMFRQILLSKKIIVRHCEDRLLYINFPIDTEEAEVIITFDIMKETIKAVSGE; this comes from the coding sequence ATGGATATTAAACAGAATATTTATTTGGATGATTGGAATTGTGTATTCCGCAAGATTCCTGAAGAAATCACAAAGCGTTCTACAGATATACTGGCCAAAGGTATTAATTATAATGACTCATACGGTTACGAACTTTTAAAGCAGAACATTAAGGATGAATTACAGGATATCGGGGAATATGAGCTTTTGTGTTACATCAGCGGAAGCCAGGCAGTTGATCAAGCAGTTTTGATAAGTCAGCACCAGTATAAATGCACTAAATTATTTAAGATGAAAGAAGTTTATCATGGATTAGAAATTATGCATGTAGATAATGCAGACCGTTCATTTAAAGAACTTGAATTATGTTACTTTTCTATTGACGAAAAGGGAGAATTGATAGCAGATGGCCTGATGGAGGCATCTAACTGCATTATTTTGACAGAACCATTATATTTATTTGCCCAGTATGGCAGTCAGGCGTTTAACATCATGAAGAATATTCAACGAATTGCTGATCAAAACCATCATATACTAATTGTGGATGAGGTTCGGTCGGGAGTATGGAAATCGGGGACATTCTTGTTATCTGAACAATTTAATCATGTGACTCCGCATGTCATCTGTTTTTCAAAAGGGTTAGGATTAAGTATTTCAATATCAGCTGCATGTTTTAATAAGCAATTTTATAATAATACTCTACTGAAAAAAATGGACGTAATAAAATCAAATTTATCTTTAAGTGAATTGGCCATTCAGAGGGCAAATGATTTACTGGGATATAGCCGCAAAAATGAGATGTTCATTAATAATAAGACTGAGACAATCAACAGTTGGATAAAAAATGGTTACAGTTCCATTGATGCAAATGATGTGATAAAGCAGTTCCATACTTCAGGACTCATTCTTGTTTTGGTTTTTAATGAGAATTTATCAAAAATGAGAGTAAAAATGTTTCGGCAGATACTTCTTTCAAAGAAGATTATTGTTAGACATTGTGAAGATAGGTTACTTTATATCAATTTCCCTATAGATACAGAGGAAGCAGAAGTCATTATTACGTTTGATATTATGAAAGAGACTATCAAAGCGGTTAGTGGAGAGTAA
- a CDS encoding nucleotide disphospho-sugar-binding domain-containing protein — translation MSNIIFFSIPLFGHVNYGLKIAKQLAVEGHQVYYFSGVSFKDFIRKKGVQFCHYSDGIEALFNLQDSTYNKKKMSEGLDPDIDYLEELWKLSNHLFDITRIISKIDLEYIKTLNPDLILYDNIAIWGKLIAESLGIRCISSGTPYCYSQEMITNYPEEFARCILKKPNINGNSIKSLLRIYDKMLHQHYPEFKDFHFTMNYSGSGDLNFIYTSRSFQLHPELIDESINAFVGVIIDDDDQKADITSYLSQCKKTIYVALGTIYNNKNLYKACINALRGYEANIIMSIGDSNVLEDFIDVPSEWHIGNHLPQIKLLEHVDVFVTHGGVNSVREAAHFGVPVVVIPQTGDHFLVAEDVKRTQIGRVIDGEFDPTQLLSAIEDCLYNPSIQRACASISKEMQQCGGLDDVVSKIQALIHNN, via the coding sequence TTGTCAAATATCATATTCTTTTCTATACCGCTTTTCGGTCATGTCAATTACGGACTGAAAATAGCGAAGCAGTTGGCAGTGGAAGGTCATCAGGTTTACTATTTTTCAGGAGTGAGCTTTAAAGATTTTATACGGAAAAAAGGAGTGCAATTTTGTCATTATTCTGATGGAATCGAAGCCTTATTCAATTTGCAAGATAGTACGTATAATAAAAAAAAAATGAGTGAAGGGCTTGATCCTGATATTGATTATCTAGAAGAGCTCTGGAAGCTTTCCAATCATTTGTTTGATATTACACGCATCATTTCAAAAATTGATTTGGAATATATAAAGACTTTAAATCCAGATCTAATTCTATATGACAATATTGCTATCTGGGGGAAATTAATTGCAGAAAGCTTAGGGATAAGGTGTATCTCATCAGGGACGCCATATTGTTATAGTCAGGAAATGATCACGAACTATCCTGAAGAGTTTGCCCGTTGTATCTTGAAAAAACCGAATATTAATGGGAATTCGATAAAATCATTACTTCGCATTTATGATAAGATGCTTCATCAACATTATCCAGAGTTTAAAGACTTCCATTTCACGATGAATTATAGCGGCAGTGGGGACTTAAATTTTATTTATACCTCACGAAGTTTTCAGCTTCATCCAGAATTAATAGATGAGTCAATAAATGCTTTTGTAGGCGTTATCATTGATGATGACGATCAAAAGGCTGATATTACTTCTTATCTTTCACAGTGTAAAAAGACAATTTATGTAGCACTAGGTACTATTTATAATAATAAAAATTTGTATAAAGCCTGTATTAATGCACTACGTGGGTATGAAGCAAATATTATTATGAGCATTGGAGATTCAAATGTTTTGGAGGATTTTATTGATGTACCATCTGAATGGCATATAGGAAACCACCTGCCGCAGATAAAACTACTTGAACATGTTGATGTATTTGTAACACATGGCGGTGTGAACAGTGTAAGAGAAGCGGCTCACTTTGGTGTACCTGTAGTGGTTATTCCACAGACAGGTGATCATTTTCTAGTCGCTGAAGATGTAAAGCGTACACAGATTGGTCGTGTTATTGATGGTGAATTTGACCCTACACAATTACTGAGTGCGATTGAGGACTGTTTGTATAATCCCTCTATTCAAAGAGCATGTGCAAGCATTTCAAAGGAAATGCAACAGTGTGGGGGACTGGATGATGTAGTCAGTAAGATCCAAGCATTAATTCATAATAATTAA
- a CDS encoding radical SAM/SPASM domain-containing protein translates to MLDLSKTTILSFEIGDDCNLQKCHKECPINARTYLKQEKHLTVEKIVESINQAKDMNFNGFVAFHNYNEPLLHKDKLLEIIEKAQPCKYLLWTNGLLLNRNVEKNEFLKKFDFICITCYFKKDISFFEQIKEFHGNVHIFDWELDDRLDAYSRDYFNEIGCKRPLFELPIDYYGNVHLCCFDWNNTYEIGNINDTSLTEIVNSDTYQNILASTKKKLLDRTTCPEICKNCNHPWISYTKYYDIYYGQRQELCVNENKLVL, encoded by the coding sequence ATGCTAGATCTATCAAAGACAACAATTTTATCTTTCGAAATCGGTGATGATTGTAATTTACAGAAATGCCATAAAGAATGTCCGATTAACGCTAGAACTTATCTCAAACAAGAAAAACATCTTACCGTTGAAAAAATAGTCGAAAGTATCAATCAGGCAAAAGATATGAATTTTAACGGTTTTGTAGCGTTCCATAACTACAATGAGCCATTGCTTCACAAAGATAAATTATTAGAAATAATTGAAAAAGCTCAACCTTGCAAGTATTTATTGTGGACAAACGGGTTACTGTTGAATAGAAATGTAGAAAAAAATGAATTTCTAAAAAAATTTGATTTTATCTGTATTACTTGTTATTTCAAGAAGGATATTTCGTTTTTTGAACAGATAAAGGAATTTCACGGAAATGTACACATTTTTGACTGGGAACTTGATGATCGTCTCGACGCCTACTCGAGAGATTATTTTAACGAAATAGGATGTAAAAGACCATTATTTGAATTACCCATTGATTATTACGGAAATGTACATCTATGCTGTTTTGATTGGAACAATACTTATGAAATTGGGAATATTAACGACACCTCTTTAACAGAAATTGTTAATTCAGATACTTACCAAAACATATTAGCAAGCACGAAAAAAAAGCTTTTAGACAGAACAACCTGCCCTGAAATTTGCAAAAACTGCAATCACCCTTGGATCTCTTATACCAAATATTACGATATTTATTATGGGCAGCGTCAAGAATTATGTGTAAATGAGAATAAACTGGTCTTGTAG